Proteins encoded together in one Lutra lutra chromosome 4, mLutLut1.2, whole genome shotgun sequence window:
- the LOC125099264 gene encoding RH-like protein isoform X1 codes for MGSKYPPSMRRCLPPWTLMLEAALVVIFFFFTSYDTLSQDPPKQLMRTFRVFQDVTIMAALGFGFLNLSLRRYGWSSVAFNLFLLALGVQWAVLMDGFLDQHFQNKVVIKLSRIKLATMSAMSVLISVGAVLGKTNLLQLTLMALVEVTVFVTMMMIDRHYLNVDAHVSMMHIHVFATYFGLMVAWFLSRSLNERVEQEKTQTEKRSSLFTMLGTLFLWIFWPSFNSALLDSPIERKNAVFSTYYALAASTVTAISVSVLAHSQRKINMTHIHNAVLAGGVAVGASCHLIASPWLAMVLGFMAGLISIGGALCLPGYFNQVLGTHDTCGVHYTFGLPGLLGGITYILLIIYEVNWTTKSISRIDIQLFFGAGTLSLAMASGLIAGVLTGLVLSLKIFKAPPAAKHFDDQAFWEFPHLATGF; via the exons ATGGGCTCTAAGTACCCACCGTCTATGCGGCGCTGCCTGCCCCCATGGACCCTAATGCTCGAGGCGGCTCTCGttgtcatcttcttctttttcaccTCCTATGACACTTTGTCACAGGATCCGCCGAAGCAGCTCATGAGGACTTTTCGAG TCTTCCAGGATGTGACCATCATGGCGGCCCTTGGCTTTGGCTTCCTCAACTTGTCTTTGCGGAGATATGGCTGGAGCAGCGTGGCCTTCAACCTCTTTTTGCTGGCCCTAGGGGTGCAGTGGGCAGTCTTGATGGATGGCTTTTTGGATCAGCACTTCCAGAACAAGGTGGTCATCAAACTGTCCAG aaTTAAGCTAGCCACCATGAGTGCTATGTCTGTGCTCATCTCAGTGGGTGCCGTGCTGGGGAAGACCAACCTGTTGCAGCTGACACTGATGGCACTGGTGGAGGTGACAGTCTTTGTCACAATGATGATGATTGACAGGCACTACCTCAAT GTGGACGCCCACGTAAGCATGATGCACATCCACGTGTTTGCGACCTATTTTGGGCTGATGGTGGCCTGGTTTCTCTCGAGGTCTCTGAATGAGAGAGTGGAGCAGGAGAAGACTCAGACAGAAAAGAGGTCCAGTTTGTTTACCATGCTGG GAACCCTCTTCTTGTGGATATTCTGGCCGAGTTTCAACTCTGCTCTGTTGGATTCTCCAATAGAAAGGAAGAATGCCGTGTTCAGCACCTACTATGCTCTCGCGGCCAGCACGGTGACAGCCATCTCTGTGTCAGTCTTGGCTCACTCCCAAAGGAAGATCAACATG ACTCATATCCACAATGCGGTACTGGCTGGAGGTGTGGCTGTGGGCGCCTCATGTCATCTGATCGCTTCGCCTTGGCTTGCCATGGTGCTGGGCTTTATGGCTGGACTGATCTCCATCGGGGGAGCCCTGTGCCTGCCG GGATATTTTAACCAGGTGCTGGGGACCCACGACACCTGTGGCGTGCACTACACCTTTGGCTTGCCAGGTCTGCTCGGCGGGATCACCTACATTCTGCTGATCATCTATGAGGTCAACTGGACCACGAAGTCCAT TTCTAGGATCGACATCCAGTTGTTCTTTGGTGCTGGGACACTCAGCTTGGCCATGGCTTCAGGTCTGATAGCTGGGGTTTTGACAG GTTTGGTCTTAAGCCTCAAAATATTTAAGGCACCTCCTGCAGCCAAACATTTTGATGACCAGGCTTTCTGGGAG TTTCCTCATTTGGCTACTGGATTTTAA
- the LOC125099264 gene encoding RH-like protein isoform X2, whose amino-acid sequence MSAMSVLISVGAVLGKTNLLQLTLMALVEVTVFVTMMMIDRHYLNVDAHVSMMHIHVFATYFGLMVAWFLSRSLNERVEQEKTQTEKRSSLFTMLGTLFLWIFWPSFNSALLDSPIERKNAVFSTYYALAASTVTAISVSVLAHSQRKINMTHIHNAVLAGGVAVGASCHLIASPWLAMVLGFMAGLISIGGALCLPGYFNQVLGTHDTCGVHYTFGLPGLLGGITYILLIIYEVNWTTKSISRIDIQLFFGAGTLSLAMASGLIAGVLTGLVLSLKIFKAPPAAKHFDDQAFWEFPHLATGF is encoded by the exons ATGAGTGCTATGTCTGTGCTCATCTCAGTGGGTGCCGTGCTGGGGAAGACCAACCTGTTGCAGCTGACACTGATGGCACTGGTGGAGGTGACAGTCTTTGTCACAATGATGATGATTGACAGGCACTACCTCAAT GTGGACGCCCACGTAAGCATGATGCACATCCACGTGTTTGCGACCTATTTTGGGCTGATGGTGGCCTGGTTTCTCTCGAGGTCTCTGAATGAGAGAGTGGAGCAGGAGAAGACTCAGACAGAAAAGAGGTCCAGTTTGTTTACCATGCTGG GAACCCTCTTCTTGTGGATATTCTGGCCGAGTTTCAACTCTGCTCTGTTGGATTCTCCAATAGAAAGGAAGAATGCCGTGTTCAGCACCTACTATGCTCTCGCGGCCAGCACGGTGACAGCCATCTCTGTGTCAGTCTTGGCTCACTCCCAAAGGAAGATCAACATG ACTCATATCCACAATGCGGTACTGGCTGGAGGTGTGGCTGTGGGCGCCTCATGTCATCTGATCGCTTCGCCTTGGCTTGCCATGGTGCTGGGCTTTATGGCTGGACTGATCTCCATCGGGGGAGCCCTGTGCCTGCCG GGATATTTTAACCAGGTGCTGGGGACCCACGACACCTGTGGCGTGCACTACACCTTTGGCTTGCCAGGTCTGCTCGGCGGGATCACCTACATTCTGCTGATCATCTATGAGGTCAACTGGACCACGAAGTCCAT TTCTAGGATCGACATCCAGTTGTTCTTTGGTGCTGGGACACTCAGCTTGGCCATGGCTTCAGGTCTGATAGCTGGGGTTTTGACAG GTTTGGTCTTAAGCCTCAAAATATTTAAGGCACCTCCTGCAGCCAAACATTTTGATGACCAGGCTTTCTGGGAG TTTCCTCATTTGGCTACTGGATTTTAA